A single Oncorhynchus mykiss isolate Arlee chromosome 24, USDA_OmykA_1.1, whole genome shotgun sequence DNA region contains:
- the LOC110503933 gene encoding thioredoxin domain-containing protein 17: MSHYEEVKVHGYDEFCKAVSERKGNDIFAYFSGDIDTQGLSWCPDCVKAEPIVRGEMSHLPEGSVFFYCQVGERPYWKDPNNEFKKTLKLSGVPTLIRYGTPQKLVEEECFKADLVRMMFTED; encoded by the exons ATGTCTCATTACGAAGAAGTAAAGGTCCATGGTTATGATGAATTTTGCAAAGCCGTGTCTGAGAGGAAAGGAAATGACATATTTGCATATTTCTCTGGTGATATAGACACTCAAGGGTTGAGCTGGTGTCCAGATTGTGTGAAAG cTGAGCCAATTGTTAGAGGAGAGATGTCCCACCTTCCTGAGGGCTCAGTCTTCTTCTACTGTCAGGTTGGAGAGAGGCCCTA TTGGAAGGATCCCAATAATGAATTCAAGAAGACTCTGAAGCTCAGTGGAGTTCCCACTCTGATCCGATATGGCACG CCTCAGAAGCTGGTTGAGGAGGAGTGCTTCAAAGCTGACCTGGTGAGGATGATGTTCACTGAGGACTAG